CCATTAATTGTTACTTATCCATGTTTTATTTGGTGTTAAAGCTAGAAATAACAGACAAGTACTCTCCTAGGACATAATTTTTTGATCTCTACTGCGAACATCACAATGCAATTTGGCGCTGAACCTTTGTTTGAAAACATTTCAGCTAAGTTTGGTAACGGTAACCGCTATGGCTTAATCGGTGCTAACGGTTGCGGTAAATCGACTTTTATGAAGATCCTAAGTGGTGTTCTTGCTCCAAGCTCTGGTAATGTTTCTATAACCCCTGGGGAAAAACTGGGCGTATTAAGCCAAGATCAATTTGCGTTTGAAAAATACAGCGTAATTGATGTTGTGATTATGGGAGATAAGAAGCTCTGGGAAGTAAAACAAGAACGTGAGCGTATTTATTCTTTACCAGAAATGAGTGAAGAAGATGGAATGAAAGTAGCAGAGCTTGAAAGTGAATTTGCTGAAATGGACGGCTATACAGCGGAAAGCCGTGCTGGTGATATTCTTATACAAGCTGGTATTGAAGAAGAACTTCATTTTGGTTTGATGCAGCAAGTCGCACCTGGCTGGAAGTTAAGAGTACTTCTTGCACAAGCTTTATTCGCTAACCCTGATATCCTGTTACTTGATGAACCAACAAACAACTTGGATATACATACGATTAACTGGTTAGCAGAAGAGCTGAACCAGCGTAAATGTACAATGATCATCATTTCGCATGATAGACACTTCCTTAATTCTGTTTGTACGCACATGGCTGATATTGATTATGGTGAATTGCGTGTTTACCCAGGTAACTATGAGTACTTCCTAGAAGCATCAGGATTGATTCGTGATCAACTCCTAGCAAGCAATGCAAAGAAAGCAGCTGAGATTAATGAGCTTCAAGATTTCGTAAACCGTTTTGGTGCAAATGCATCAAAGGCAAAGCAAGCAAGTTCTCGTGCTAAGAAAATGGATAAAATCTCACTGGATGAAGTAAAGTCTTCAAGCCGTATGAGCCCATCAATTGATTTTGGTGAAGGTAAAAAACTTCACCGACAAGCTCTTGAGTTAACAGAGCTAGGTCATGGTTTTGATGGTGAAGTGCTTTTTGAAGGTGGTAACTTATTATTAGAAGCAGGGACTCGTCTTGCTGTTATTGGTGAGAATGGAGTGGGTAAAACGACATTCTTGCGTTGCTTAGTAGAAGAACTAGAGCAAAACAAAGGTACTGTTAAATGGTCTGAAAATGCATCGGTTGGCTATTGCCCCCAAGATAGCACTGCAGATTTTGATAACGATTTAAGTATTTTTGATTGGATTTCTCAATGGCGTACAGTTAAACACGATGACTTAATGGTTAGAGGTATTTTAGGTCGCTTGTTATTCACCGCTGATGATGCGAATAAGAAAGCAAAGAACTGTTCTGGTGGCGAAAAGAATCGTCTTTTATTCGGAAAGTTGATGATGCAAGATATCAACGTTCTAGTAATGGATGAGCCAACAAACCACATGGATATGGAAGCGATTGAAGCACTTAATGATGCTTTGAAGGTTTATACTGGTACATTGATTTTTGTCAGCCATGACCGTAAGTTTGTTTCATCGTTAGCAACACAAATTATTGATGTAAAAGATAAGCAGTTGGTTAATTTCCAAGGGACTTATGATGAGTACTTGGCGCACCAAATAAAAGTATTGGCAACCTCTTAATTAAGTCACTGTCTTTAATCAAATACTTTTGAGTATTGATAAAAAGCCCCAAACGTAATTACGTTTGGGGCTTTTTTGTAGGCTAACAAGTAGCAGTGTAACTGTTTGTTTGACTTAATCTATATTCAATCGAAAGCCTATTTTATAAGTCAAAACTGGAATACCTGTTAACTATTAGTATTTAAACAGCTGCACTTGTGTATTTAATTGTTGGGCAATCCCACGAAGTTCTTCTGACAAGTGACGTGAATTATCAGCCTCATTTGACATGTTATCAGACACATCATTAACAAGTTGGATATTCTTACTTACTTCCCCAGTCACAGTTCGCTGTTCACTTGCAGCATTCGATATGTGTGATGCCATATCTGAAATTTGCTGTATAGACGTCGCAATCTCTTCCAGTGCTGTTGTTGCATTATTTGCGTCATCTACACTTGATTGAGCTAAATCTTGGCTACGCTGCATTGATTCGACAGCGTTA
This Vibrio gallaecicus DNA region includes the following protein-coding sequences:
- a CDS encoding ABC-F family ATPase gives rise to the protein MISTANITMQFGAEPLFENISAKFGNGNRYGLIGANGCGKSTFMKILSGVLAPSSGNVSITPGEKLGVLSQDQFAFEKYSVIDVVIMGDKKLWEVKQERERIYSLPEMSEEDGMKVAELESEFAEMDGYTAESRAGDILIQAGIEEELHFGLMQQVAPGWKLRVLLAQALFANPDILLLDEPTNNLDIHTINWLAEELNQRKCTMIIISHDRHFLNSVCTHMADIDYGELRVYPGNYEYFLEASGLIRDQLLASNAKKAAEINELQDFVNRFGANASKAKQASSRAKKMDKISLDEVKSSSRMSPSIDFGEGKKLHRQALELTELGHGFDGEVLFEGGNLLLEAGTRLAVIGENGVGKTTFLRCLVEELEQNKGTVKWSENASVGYCPQDSTADFDNDLSIFDWISQWRTVKHDDLMVRGILGRLLFTADDANKKAKNCSGGEKNRLLFGKLMMQDINVLVMDEPTNHMDMEAIEALNDALKVYTGTLIFVSHDRKFVSSLATQIIDVKDKQLVNFQGTYDEYLAHQIKVLATS